A window of the Lactuca sativa cultivar Salinas chromosome 5, Lsat_Salinas_v11, whole genome shotgun sequence genome harbors these coding sequences:
- the LOC111878035 gene encoding uncharacterized protein LOC111878035, with protein MDEFNTERSKAWNMYTDSPHSPPQTGGDGEGPWKNFGTSMNAISFGFVATAVLISMFLIMAIFEHLFRPNASFPLPQHGTSHSLHEDSRPMQKLASPQSQVQAAYASDFSVLMPGHQYPTYIAHSAPLPCSREGAQWPSHQQHNYVFPP; from the exons ATGGATGAGTTCAATACAGAAAGATCAAAGGCATGGAACATGTACACGGATTCACCACATAGCCCACCTCAAACAGGAGGTGATGGTGAAGGTCCATGGAAGAACTTTGGGACATCAATGAATGCAATTTCTTTTGGTTTTGTTGCTACCGCTGTTTTAATATCAATGTTTCTTATAATGGCAATATTCGAACATCTTTTTAGACCAAATGCTTCATTCCCTTTGCCCCAACATGGCACCAGTCACTCTCTTCACGAAGACTCGAGGCCTATGCAAAAGCTTGCAAGTCCACAATCACAA GTACAAGCGGCTTATGCATCGGATTTTTCGGTATTGATGCCGGGGCATCAATACCCTACCTACATTGCACATTCAGCACCTCTACCTTGCTCAAGGGAAGGAGCGCAATGGCCTTCTCATCAACAACATAATTATGTATTTCCTCCGTAG
- the LOC111878012 gene encoding elongation factor 1-gamma, producing the protein MSLIMHAGSHNKNVFKTLIAAEYVGVEIKMAENFQMGVSNKTPEFIKMNPIGKVPVLETPDGPIFESNAIARYVASLKPESSLLGSSLIEYGQIEQWIDFSTLELDANLRGWAMPRVGYSPYIKPAEENYISAVKRGLGALNTHLASRTFLVGDSVTLADIIMTCNLAFKFKVVLTKSFTSEFPHFERYFWTMVNQPKFSKIIGEIKQTETVPPIPSAKKPEAKPKSEPKNEAKKEKASKPKPEPEAAPEEEEAPKPKAKNPLDLLPPSPMVLDDWKRLYSNTKTNFREVAIKGFWDMYDPEGYSLWFCNYKYNDENTVSFVTMNKVGGFLQRMDLARKYAFGKMLIIGNEPPFKVKGLWLFRGTEIPKFVMDECYDMELYEWTKVDLSDEAQKERVNQMIEDFEPFEGETLLDAKCFK; encoded by the exons ATGTCTCTG ATTATGCATGCAGGGTCTCACAACAAGAATGTTTTCAAGACATTAATTGCTGCAGAATATGTTGGTGTTGAAATCAAAATGGCTGAAAATTTTCAGATGGGTGTGTCAAATAAGACTCCTGAGTTTATTAAAATGAACCCCATTGGAAag GTTCCTGTCCTTGAGACTCCTGATGGCCCTATATTTGAAAGTAATGCAATTGCTCGCTATG TTGCTAGTTTGAAGCCTGAAAGTTCTCTCTTGGGGTCTTCACTGATAGAATAT GGTCAAATTGAGCAATGGATAGACTTTTCTACATTGGAGCTTGATGCTAATTTGAGAGGATGGGCCATGCCAAGAGTTGGATATTCCCCCTATATCAAACCT GCCGAGGAGAATTATATCTCTGCTGTGAAAAGAGGTCTTGGTGCTCTAAACACACATCTTGCTTCACGTACTTTTTTGGTTGGTGATTCCGTGACTTTGGCTGACATCATCATGACATGCAATTTGGCGTTCAAGTTTAAAGTAGTGTTGACAAAGAGTTTCACTTCTGAGTTTCCTCATTTTGAGAGGTATTTCTGGACCATGGTTAATCAACCAAAATTCAGTAAGATAATCGGAGAAATCAAACAAACAGAAACTGTTCCCCCTATTCCTTCAGCCAAAAAACCAGAAGCCAAACCAAAATCCGAGCCTAAAAACGAAGCCAAGAAAGAAAAAGCCTCTAAGCCCAAGCCTGAACCCGAAGCTGCCCCAGAAGAGGAAGAGGCACCCAAGCCTAAGGCAAAGAATCCTCTTGATTTATTGCCTCCAAGTCCAATGGTTTTGGATGACTGGAAAAGGCTTTACTCTAACACCAAAACTAACTTCCGTGAGGTTGCAATCAAAG GTTTTTGGGACATGTATGATCCAGAGGGCTACTCTCTGTGGTTTTGTAACTACAAGTACAATGATGAGAACACTGTCTCATTTGTGACAATGAATAAGGTTGGTGGATTCCTTCAGCGTATGGATCTTGCAAGGAAATATGCTTTTGGAAAGATGTTGATTATTGGAAACGAGCCTCCATTCAAGGTCAAGGGTTTGTGGCTTTTCCGTGGGACTGAAATCCCAAAATTTGTGATGGATGAGTGTTATGACATGGAGCTTTACGAGTGGACCAAGGTTGACCTCTCTGACGAGGCACAAAAGGAGCGAGTGAATCAGATGATTGAAGATTTTGAGCCTTTTGAAGGTGAAACTCTCTTGGATGCCAAGTGCTTCAAATGA